TTGAATGCATCTCATGCACCACGAGCTTATCGACGATGAGAGTGGAGCCGGTAGCATTGTTGAAAACGTACAGCCCAGCCGCCTCATAGATGGCCTCAGTCGGGTACACTCGGGACGTCGCCGTCAATCTCCCGCCCATAACGAAGCTCTCCACAATGGAATGATCCACAAGAATCCTAGCAGATAAGGCCTCTCCGTTGAGCACCGGAACAGTGCTGCCCACCACACGCTTCACAACATTCCTGGCCAGCGATGACTGCGACTCGTCATGGCAGAAGTGGGTCCGGAGGTCCCCGTCAAGGCTCCTAGACATGTAGAAGTACATTGCCATTTGTTCACTGTGACCGTTGGTGAGGAGGAGGCCGAAGGGGCCGAGCGCaccccggttggtggcaccaccGCTAGTGCTGCAGTTGTAGCCGATGTCGGCCTCGTTGTGGGCTGCGATGTCAGAAGTGTTGAGGCGGAAGGAGGCCTCTATGTCGAGCTGAGCGGCTTGCCGGAGATGCAGGGGGAAGACGGAGCCAGTGCTGATGGTGATGCCACTGAGGTCAGTTGCATTATGACGGAGGGTCTCAATCTCCTCCACCGGCCATTGGAGGAGGTTCGTCCGGGTCTTCTCGTCCAGCGCCACCGTCCTCGGAATCGCCTACATCATACACCATTAATTAGAGAGTTCATTTTAATTCAAGCTAGGAAATTCCGGTGATCATGATGGCACTTTGATATCAAGAACCACTACCTTTTCTTCTAGCTAATAAGATGTTTCTGTTCATCAGATTATCTCTTGCCTGCTCATGGATTCAGCAGGCAACTTAAAAGGTTCTCTTATGTGCGAAAAAGTACAAGCTGGCTTATAACACAAACGTGATGGAAATGCTCAATCTGAACCTTTTTGAGTTAGATTCGATCTTCTCAGAGAGCCTAATAGTGAATTGAGTCAGAGAAAAAGCATAGCCAAAATATTTTTGAAGTCACAAATACAAATAATTACTACCTGTGTTCACTATTATACgatgttttggatattttaaTATATGCTACATATGGACCGAAATGAGTGAATAAACACAGTAAAACATGTCAATATACATCCAAATCAGGAAATTTTTGAACATCTTATAATAATGAACGGAGCGAGAATCTATCTATCAAGCATGCATAATGAATGAATGCAAGATAACTATGCTTGTCATATCTATATATATCGAGCATGCATAAAGAACGAATGGAACTGATGATAGATGCTAAACACGTGGTAAAACAGATCAAATATATGTACAATAAAGATACCTGGAGGTTTGCCCATCCCTTGGCGAGGTCGGTCCGGTTGGAATCTGTCTCACCAACATACGCCCACATCACACGTCGCCGCTTTGCCGGATCATAGAATGTCGTGGACGCAAATAACTTTCCCCAATTGTACCTCAGTCCGATTCCCACATCTGCTTCTGGGTCCAGCGGTGTCCATGTGTTGGTCACTGCGTCATACTTTCCCAATGCGTAGTAGTCATGTCGTTCATCGTCCATGCTCGCCTTCAGGACGTACAACTCTTCCTGTGATGAGTTGCTATTGCCCCTAACAGGGTAGAAGTCGACGCACTCCCACATGCCGGTGCCCTCGACGCGGTGGACCGGACGCGGGATGAGCTCGAACTTGACGAAGTCTTTTGTCTTGTACATGAGGGCGATACCAGCATGCCCGTTATTGTCCTTGGACCCGATCATGGTGCGCCATGTGTTGTCGGACTTGTCAAACCATGCGGTCATGGGGTCACGGAAGTCCTTTTTGTATGTCCCGGGGGGCGGGAAGAGGACCGGGTTGGCGGGGTGCTTGATCCAGGTGCGGAGGAGAGGGTCATGAGGGTCTGCAGGTTCGGCAACACACTGTACCTGGGCGAGCGTGTCGGTGTTCCCTGTGTAGAGCAAGACGACGTTGCCATCGGGAAGTATGGTGGCGGAGCCCGTCAAAACGCCGTTAATGTCGTACCATCGGTCAGGCACCATGGCGAGGGGTAGGTGGTGCCAGTGAACCATGTCTCGCGACACGGCGTGGCCCCACGAGATGTTTCCCCACGTGACACCCTCCGGGTTGTACTGGTAAAAGAAGTGGTACCATCCACGGTAGTACATTGGAGCTGCATGTTATTCGTGTTTCAATTAATCAGTACTCCTAGTTCCTTGCCAATGGATAGACATTAGACATAGAGAGAGACGACAGCTGGTCAGGATTAAAAGTGATGAGGATCCTACTCACTCACCGTTTGGATCTGCAtgcatacatgcatgcatgtcgcCGGAGCACGTAAGCAAAAGGTGGTCAGTTTCTTTCTCCGCCAAGCAAACAAACAAAAAGACAGCAAAAAAGGCAGCTAGCCATTGCCAGTCAGTTTCTTCCTCCAAACATAGAGCAAGGCGAGGAGAAAGAACACAGGAGGATTTGCATCTAAAAATTCCATCATCGGAAGTAATGGATTCCATACCGTTCATGTAGTTCTTGTCCGGCTGGAAATGGTAACCGGTGCGCTGCCACTGCAGCATGGCGTTGCTCCACGGGAAGCCATCGGCCTCATCGCCGATTTCCCCCACCGTCTTCTCCGACGACGGCatggccgcctcctcccgcctggctCTCCGGAGACGGAGCACCGGGCTAACCACGTCGCCCAGATCCCCCACCCTGGCCCCTGGGAGGAGCGAGTGGGC
This sequence is a window from Aegilops tauschii subsp. strangulata cultivar AL8/78 chromosome 7, Aet v6.0, whole genome shotgun sequence. Protein-coding genes within it:
- the LOC109760412 gene encoding sucrose:sucrose 1-fructosyltransferase-like isoform X2, coding for MKSRAGTPPVLYSYASMQQRSGGGMRWRECVAVLGAAAMVVFVVAHSLLPGARVGDLGDVVSPVLRLRRARREEAAMPSSEKTVGEIGDEADGFPWSNAMLQWQRTGYHFQPDKNYMNAAFFAVFLFVCLAEKETDHLLLTCSGDMHACMHADPNAPMYYRGWYHFFYQYNPEGVTWGNISWGHAVSRDMVHWHHLPLAMVPDRWYDINGVLTGSATILPDGNVVLLYTGNTDTLAQVQCVAEPADPHDPLLRTWIKHPANPVLFPPPGTYKKDFRDPMTAWFDKSDNTWRTMIGSKDNNGHAGIALMYKTKDFVKFELIPRPVHRVEGTGMWECVDFYPVRGNSNSSQEELYVLKASMDDERHDYYALGKYDAVTNTWTPLDPEADVGIGLRYNWGKLFASTTFYDPAKRRRVMWAYVGETDSNRTDLAKGWANLQAIPRTVALDEKTRTNLLQWPVEEIETLRHNATDLSGITISTGSVFPLHLRQAAQLDIEASFRLNTSDIAAHNEADIGYNCSTSGGATNRGALGPFGLLLTNGHSEQMAMYFYMSRSLDGDLRTHFCHDESQSSLARNVVKRVVGSTVPVLNGEALSARILVDHSIVESFVMGGRLTATSRVYPTEAIYEAAGLYVFNNATGSTLIVDKLVVHEMHSTPMQLDLFARD
- the LOC109760412 gene encoding sucrose:sucrose 1-fructosyltransferase-like isoform X3 — encoded protein: MKSRAGTPPVLYSYASMQQRSGGGMRWRECVAVLGAAAMVVFVVAHSLLPGARVGDLGDVVSPVLRLRRARREEAAMPSSEKTVGEIGDEADGFPWSNAMLQWQRTGYHFQPDKNYMNETDHLLLTCSGDMHACMHADPNAPMYYRGWYHFFYQYNPEGVTWGNISWGHAVSRDMVHWHHLPLAMVPDRWYDINGVLTGSATILPDGNVVLLYTGNTDTLAQVQCVAEPADPHDPLLRTWIKHPANPVLFPPPGTYKKDFRDPMTAWFDKSDNTWRTMIGSKDNNGHAGIALMYKTKDFVKFELIPRPVHRVEGTGMWECVDFYPVRGNSNSSQEELYVLKASMDDERHDYYALGKYDAVTNTWTPLDPEADVGIGLRYNWGKLFASTTFYDPAKRRRVMWAYVGETDSNRTDLAKGWANLQAIPRTVALDEKTRTNLLQWPVEEIETLRHNATDLSGITISTGSVFPLHLRQAAQLDIEASFRLNTSDIAAHNEADIGYNCSTSGGATNRGALGPFGLLLTNGHSEQMAMYFYMSRSLDGDLRTHFCHDESQSSLARNVVKRVVGSTVPVLNGEALSARILVDHSIVESFVMGGRLTATSRVYPTEAIYEAAGLYVFNNATGSTLIVDKLVVHEMHSTPMQLDLFARD
- the LOC109760412 gene encoding sucrose:sucrose 1-fructosyltransferase-like isoform X1: MKSRAGTPPVLYSYASMQQRSGGGMRWRECVAVLGAAAMVVFVVAHSLLPGARVGDLGDVVSPVLRLRRARREEAAMPSSEKTVGEIGDEADGFPWSNAMLQWQRTGYHFQPDKNYMNGMESITSDDGIFRCKSSCVLSPRLALCLEEETDWQWLAAFFAVFLFVCLAEKETDHLLLTCSGDMHACMHADPNAPMYYRGWYHFFYQYNPEGVTWGNISWGHAVSRDMVHWHHLPLAMVPDRWYDINGVLTGSATILPDGNVVLLYTGNTDTLAQVQCVAEPADPHDPLLRTWIKHPANPVLFPPPGTYKKDFRDPMTAWFDKSDNTWRTMIGSKDNNGHAGIALMYKTKDFVKFELIPRPVHRVEGTGMWECVDFYPVRGNSNSSQEELYVLKASMDDERHDYYALGKYDAVTNTWTPLDPEADVGIGLRYNWGKLFASTTFYDPAKRRRVMWAYVGETDSNRTDLAKGWANLQAIPRTVALDEKTRTNLLQWPVEEIETLRHNATDLSGITISTGSVFPLHLRQAAQLDIEASFRLNTSDIAAHNEADIGYNCSTSGGATNRGALGPFGLLLTNGHSEQMAMYFYMSRSLDGDLRTHFCHDESQSSLARNVVKRVVGSTVPVLNGEALSARILVDHSIVESFVMGGRLTATSRVYPTEAIYEAAGLYVFNNATGSTLIVDKLVVHEMHSTPMQLDLFARD